CGAACAGGCACATTTTCGGGCATGGAGCTTGCGTCCACGTCCCGATATTGGGACGGATTGTACCCAGCGGCGCACGCGGAACCGGGCCTGCCACGCGCCAGGTCCTGGATTTACCGCAAGAAACCTCGCTTTTTCCCAAGCTGGCACGGCTTTTGCTACACGATGTAATCCGCCCCGCGCGGACGCTACACACAACAACGAGCTACACGGAACCATAGGAGACAGTATGTCGTTCCTCATCGTGATCGCCGCCCTGGCGTTCCTGATGCTGGTCGCCTATCGCGGCTACAGCGTCATTCTCTTCGCGCCGGTCGCCGCCCTGGGCGCCGTCCTGCTGATCGATCCCAGCGCGGTCGCGCCGATCTTCTCCGGCATCTACATGGAAAAGCTGGTCGGCTTCGTCAAGCTGTACTTTCCCGTGTTCCTGCTGGGCGCCGTCTTCGGCAAGGTCATCGAACTGTCCGGCTTCTCGGAATCGATCGTGGCCGCCGCGATCAAGTACATCGGCCGCTCGCGCGCCAACGCGGTGATCGTCGCCGTGTGCGCCCTGCTGACCTACGGCGGCGTCTCGCTGTTCGTGGTCGTGTTCGCGGTCTATCCCTTCGCCGCCGAACTGTACCGGCAGAGCAACATCCCGAAGCGGTTGATGCCCGGCGCGATCGCCCTGGGCGCATTCAGCTTCACCATGGACGCGCTGCCCGGCACGCCGCAGATCCAGAACATCATCCCCACCACGTTCTTCAAGACCACCGCCTGGGCCGCGCCGGCGCTGGGCGTGATCGGCGCGATCTTCATCATCGTCGTGGGCCTGACCTACCTGGAATGGCGCCGCAAGACCGCCGCGGCCCGTGGCGAGGGCTACGGCACCTCGCTGCTGAACGAGCCCGAGCGCGTCGACACCACCGACCTGCCCAACCCGATCCTGGCGATCTCGCCGCTGATCCTGGTCGGCGTGGCCAACTTCGCGCTGACCCGGCTGATCCCGCAATGGTACGGCGCCCAGTACACGGTCGACCCGCAGGTGATCCCCGGCGCGCAGGCCGCGCTGAGCGTCGCCACCAAGGGCGTCGTGGCGATCTGGGCCGTGCAGGGCGCGCTGCTGCTGGGCATCCTGCTGGTGTTGCTCACGGCCTTCCGTCGCGTCTATGAGCGCTTCGCCGCCGGCACCAAGACCGCCGTATCCGGCGCGCTGCTGGCCACGCTGAACACCGCGTCCGAATACGGCTTCGGCGGCGTCATCGCCGCCCTGCCCGGCTTCATCGTCGTCAGCGACGCGCTCAAGAGCATTCCCAACCCGCTGGTCAATGCCGCCGTCTCGGTCTCGACGCTGGCCGGCATCACCGGCTCGGCCTCCGGCGGCATGAGCATCGCGCTGGCCGCCATGTCCGACACCTTCATCCAGGCGGCCCAGCACATGCAGATTCCGCTGGAAGTCCTGCACCGCGTGGTCGCCATGGCCAGCGGCGGCATGGACACGCTGCCGCACAACGGCGCGGTCATCACGCTGCTGGCCGTCACCGGCCTGTCGCACCGCGAGTCCTATCGCGACATCTTCGCCGTGACCCTGATCAAGACGCTGGCCGTGTTCGTGGTCATCGGCGTCTTCTACCTGACCGGCCTGGTCTAGGCCTGAGCGGAGCATCCCCATCATGACCGACATCACCACCAAGCCCCTGACGGGCAAGACCGCCCTGGTCACGGGCTCGACCAGCGGCATCGGCCTGGGCATCGCCCAGACGCTGGCCAACGCCGGCGCCAACATCGTGCTCAACGGCTTCGGCGACGCCCAGGCGGCCGTCCGGCAGATCGAAGCGGCGGGCGTGCGCGCCCTGCACCACGGCGCGGACATGAGCCGTCCGGCCGAGATCGAAGACATGGTCGGCGCCGCCATCAAGCACTTCGGCGCCGTGGACATCCTGGTCAACAACGCCGGCATCCAGCACGTCTCGCCGATCGAGGCCTTTCCCGTGGACCGCTGGGACGCCATCATCGCCATCAACCTGAGCGCGGTCTTCCACGCCATGCGCGCCGCGCTGCCGGCCATGCGCGAACGCGGCTGGGGTCGCATCATCAACATCGCGTCGGTGCACGGCGTGGTCGGCTCGGCCGGCAAGTCGGCCTATGTGGCGGCCAAGCACGGCGTCATCGGCCTGACCAAGGTCGGCGCGCTGGAAACGGCGGACAGCAACATCACCGTCAACGCCATCTGCCCCGGCTGGGTGCTGACGCCGCTGGTCCAGCAGCAGATCGACGCGCTGGCCGCGCGCGAGGGCCTGAGCGCCGAAGACGCCAAGCGCCGCCTGCTGGGCGAGAAACAACCGTCGGGCCAGTTCGTCACCCCGCAGCAGATCGGCGAGCTGGCGCAATTCCTGTGCTCCGGCGCGGCGGACAATATGCGCGGCGCCGAGCTGAAGATCGACGGCGGCTGGACCGCGCAGTAAAGCGTTTGACCATCATTAGTCTCGATACCGAGAACGAGGAGATAAGGGTATGGACAAGGTTTATGCAAGCGCCCGGGAGGCGCTGGCAGGCATCGTCAAGGACGGCCAGATGATCGCCGTGGGCGGCTTCGGCCTTTGCGGCATTCCGGAAGCGCTGATCGCGGCGCTGCGCGATTCGGGCGTGAAGGACCTGACCTGCGTGAGCAACAACGCCGGCGTGGACGGTTTCGGCCTGGGCCAGCTGCTGAACACGCGGCAGGTGCGCAAGATGATCGCGTCCTACGTGGGCGAGAACAAGGAATTCGAGCGCCAGTACCTGTCGGGCGAGCTGGAGCTGGAATTCACGCCGCAGGGCACGCTGGCCGAGAAGCTGCGCGCCGGCGGCGCCGGCATCCCGGCGTTCTTCACCC
The Achromobacter sp. AONIH1 DNA segment above includes these coding regions:
- a CDS encoding 3-hydroxybutyrate dehydrogenase, with product MTDITTKPLTGKTALVTGSTSGIGLGIAQTLANAGANIVLNGFGDAQAAVRQIEAAGVRALHHGADMSRPAEIEDMVGAAIKHFGAVDILVNNAGIQHVSPIEAFPVDRWDAIIAINLSAVFHAMRAALPAMRERGWGRIINIASVHGVVGSAGKSAYVAAKHGVIGLTKVGALETADSNITVNAICPGWVLTPLVQQQIDALAAREGLSAEDAKRRLLGEKQPSGQFVTPQQIGELAQFLCSGAADNMRGAELKIDGGWTAQ
- a CDS encoding GntP family permease; amino-acid sequence: MSFLIVIAALAFLMLVAYRGYSVILFAPVAALGAVLLIDPSAVAPIFSGIYMEKLVGFVKLYFPVFLLGAVFGKVIELSGFSESIVAAAIKYIGRSRANAVIVAVCALLTYGGVSLFVVVFAVYPFAAELYRQSNIPKRLMPGAIALGAFSFTMDALPGTPQIQNIIPTTFFKTTAWAAPALGVIGAIFIIVVGLTYLEWRRKTAAARGEGYGTSLLNEPERVDTTDLPNPILAISPLILVGVANFALTRLIPQWYGAQYTVDPQVIPGAQAALSVATKGVVAIWAVQGALLLGILLVLLTAFRRVYERFAAGTKTAVSGALLATLNTASEYGFGGVIAALPGFIVVSDALKSIPNPLVNAAVSVSTLAGITGSASGGMSIALAAMSDTFIQAAQHMQIPLEVLHRVVAMASGGMDTLPHNGAVITLLAVTGLSHRESYRDIFAVTLIKTLAVFVVIGVFYLTGLV
- a CDS encoding CoA transferase subunit A, yielding MDKVYASAREALAGIVKDGQMIAVGGFGLCGIPEALIAALRDSGVKDLTCVSNNAGVDGFGLGQLLNTRQVRKMIASYVGENKEFERQYLSGELELEFTPQGTLAEKLRAGGAGIPAFFTRTGVGTIVADGKEIREFDGQQYVMERSLTPDVSLVKAHIADRSGNLVFRKTARNFNPNVAMAGKITVVEVEQIVETGSLDPDQVHLPGIYVQRIVLNATPEKRIEQRTTRPA